The proteins below are encoded in one region of Nitrospira sp.:
- a CDS encoding EVE domain-containing protein — translation MRMMRRYWLMKSEPSVFSIDDLQRAPGQCTCWDGVRNYQARNFMRSMALGDQVLFYHSNADPPAVAGMAEVVRTAYPDESAFDKRDTHFDPKSRRAAPTWDMVDIRFVKKFAKPLSLEWLRTHPGLKNMELLRKGSRLSVQSVRPGEWKLIMKLADSSVS, via the coding sequence ATGCGGATGATGCGACGATACTGGCTGATGAAATCAGAGCCTTCCGTGTTTTCAATCGACGACTTGCAGCGAGCGCCGGGCCAGTGCACCTGCTGGGATGGAGTGCGCAACTACCAAGCCAGGAATTTCATGCGTTCGATGGCCCTGGGAGACCAGGTCCTCTTTTATCACAGCAATGCCGATCCGCCGGCTGTGGCGGGTATGGCTGAAGTGGTGCGAACGGCGTACCCAGACGAGAGCGCGTTCGACAAGCGTGACACACACTTCGATCCGAAGAGTCGGCGGGCGGCGCCGACCTGGGATATGGTCGATATCCGTTTCGTGAAGAAGTTTGCGAAGCCCCTGAGCCTGGAGTGGTTGCGTACGCATCCCGGCCTCAAGAACATGGAGCTCCTGCGTAAGGGCTCGCGACTCTCGGTCCAATCGGTTCGTCCGGGAGAGTGGAAGCTCATCATGAAGCTGGCCGATTCAAGCGTGAGCTGA
- the mauG gene encoding cytochrome-c peroxidase yields the protein MLVSRIGLCSRLLLGVAILAVGINPLVWVSDAHELGEGGWPLVTVEGITVPDIGPLPTVVPTPPGNLLYKAKVDLGKQLYFDGRLSRSGAISCAFCHTPGAGFADPRQTSIGIDGKVGGRQAPTVLNAGFNPVQFWDGRAGTLEEQAIGPIHNPIEMGESHEHVVKKLNKIVGYRTQFQAVFGTEVSLQGIAEAIATYERTVISTNSPFDKYVMGDKTAMGEAAVRGLALFKGKARCILCHYGPNFTDNGFHNLGVPQVGPFKMDLGRYNVTHVETDKGAFKTPTLRSITETAPYMHDGAFKTLEEVVGFLDAGGGPNEHLDPFIKPLKLSPGEQADLVAFLHALTGEAIAFEFPKLPK from the coding sequence ATGCTCGTCTCTCGCATTGGTCTATGTTCGCGACTCTTGCTAGGGGTCGCAATTCTCGCAGTCGGCATCAACCCCCTCGTCTGGGTGAGCGACGCTCACGAATTGGGCGAAGGAGGCTGGCCGCTGGTGACCGTCGAGGGGATCACGGTGCCCGACATTGGTCCGCTTCCGACGGTCGTGCCCACTCCGCCTGGAAACCTCCTCTACAAAGCCAAAGTGGATTTGGGCAAACAGCTCTACTTCGATGGGCGGCTGTCTAGGAGCGGGGCGATCTCCTGTGCCTTTTGTCACACGCCGGGAGCCGGTTTTGCCGATCCGCGCCAAACATCGATCGGAATCGACGGAAAAGTGGGAGGGCGCCAGGCCCCGACCGTCCTGAACGCTGGGTTCAATCCGGTTCAGTTTTGGGATGGGCGCGCCGGGACATTGGAAGAACAGGCGATTGGGCCGATCCACAACCCGATCGAGATGGGCGAGTCCCATGAACATGTTGTTAAGAAACTGAACAAGATCGTCGGCTATCGAACCCAGTTTCAGGCGGTCTTTGGAACCGAGGTGAGCCTGCAGGGAATTGCCGAGGCGATCGCGACCTATGAGCGGACCGTTATCTCGACCAATTCGCCTTTTGACAAGTACGTCATGGGTGACAAGACGGCGATGGGCGAGGCGGCAGTGAGAGGTCTGGCTCTCTTCAAGGGTAAGGCTCGATGCATTCTGTGCCATTACGGGCCCAATTTTACCGATAACGGGTTTCACAACTTAGGTGTTCCCCAAGTCGGACCGTTCAAAATGGATTTAGGACGCTACAACGTAACCCACGTGGAAACAGACAAGGGTGCGTTCAAAACGCCCACGCTCCGCAGCATCACTGAGACGGCGCCGTACATGCACGATGGTGCTTTTAAGACGCTGGAGGAGGTGGTCGGGTTTCTCGACGCCGGAGGCGGACCCAACGAACACCTGGATCCTTTCATCAAACCGCTCAAGCTCAGCCCGGGAGAGCAAGCCGACCTCGTGGCTTTTCTTCATGCGTTGACCGGCGAAGCCATTGCGTTCGAATTTCCGAAGCTGCCCAAGTAG
- a CDS encoding aldehyde dehydrogenase, whose protein sequence is MIDSAQILTSLGLASLNSGANAGVWWSGVTSGHRLQSINPTTSTPLAAVTLGTRDDYERVVRTAQDTFQRWRLVPAPRRGEIIRRVGEALRQHKDALGTLVSLEVGKIKAEGDGEVQEMIDMADFAVGQSRMLYGHTMQSERPHHRMYEQWHPLGSIGVITAFNFPVAVWAWNAFLAAIAGDTVIWKPSPKAPLCALAVQHLCNRVLEAAGHSGVFTLFVTDRVDDAEYMVADVRLPLISFTGSVPVGRRVAEVVGRRLGRTLLELSGNNAVIVDEEADLDLAVRAIVFGAVGTAGQRCTTTRRLIVHESQLQRLLPRLIAAYRSVAIGDPLDAHVFMGPLIDRQAVKTYESALKEAVGQGGEILFGGRVLDRQGNFVEPTIVRAQSSWEVVRRETFAPILFVMSFKTVEEAIAIQNNVPQGLSSAIFTTHLRHAERFLSGTGSDCGIANVNLGTSGAEIGGAFGGEKETGGGREAGSDAWKAYMRRQTSTINWGTDLPLAQGIAFDLPS, encoded by the coding sequence ATGATTGATTCTGCCCAGATTCTCACGTCCCTTGGCCTCGCCTCGCTCAACTCGGGGGCCAATGCTGGGGTGTGGTGGTCGGGCGTGACAAGCGGGCACCGGCTCCAATCCATCAACCCCACCACCAGTACGCCGCTCGCCGCAGTCACCCTGGGAACCCGCGACGACTACGAGCGCGTGGTGCGCACTGCACAGGATACGTTTCAACGATGGCGCCTCGTCCCGGCGCCGAGGCGTGGAGAGATCATTCGGCGAGTTGGAGAAGCCTTGCGCCAGCACAAAGATGCGCTTGGCACATTGGTGTCGTTGGAAGTTGGAAAGATCAAAGCTGAGGGTGACGGCGAGGTGCAGGAGATGATCGATATGGCAGATTTTGCCGTCGGTCAATCGCGGATGCTGTACGGCCATACGATGCAGTCGGAGCGGCCCCATCATCGCATGTACGAGCAATGGCATCCCTTGGGCTCGATCGGGGTGATCACGGCATTCAATTTCCCGGTCGCGGTCTGGGCCTGGAATGCGTTCCTCGCCGCAATTGCCGGTGACACGGTCATTTGGAAGCCGTCTCCCAAGGCGCCCCTGTGCGCCCTTGCCGTGCAGCACCTCTGTAATCGCGTGCTCGAGGCAGCGGGGCACTCTGGTGTGTTCACGTTGTTCGTGACGGATCGGGTCGATGACGCGGAGTATATGGTGGCCGATGTCCGATTGCCGCTGATTTCATTTACCGGATCAGTTCCCGTCGGCAGGCGCGTGGCGGAGGTCGTCGGCCGACGACTCGGTCGCACATTGCTGGAGTTAAGCGGCAACAACGCCGTCATCGTCGACGAAGAAGCCGATCTCGACTTGGCCGTTCGAGCCATCGTGTTCGGCGCCGTCGGGACTGCGGGACAGCGATGTACGACCACGCGGCGGCTCATCGTCCACGAGTCCCAACTCCAACGGCTGCTTCCTCGATTGATTGCGGCCTATCGGTCCGTGGCAATCGGCGATCCGCTCGACGCACATGTCTTCATGGGACCGCTCATCGATCGGCAGGCGGTCAAGACCTACGAATCCGCATTGAAGGAGGCGGTCGGGCAAGGCGGAGAGATCCTGTTCGGGGGGCGGGTGCTCGACCGGCAGGGCAATTTTGTCGAGCCTACCATCGTTCGTGCGCAGTCCTCCTGGGAGGTCGTCCGGCGTGAGACCTTCGCGCCGATTCTCTTCGTGATGTCGTTCAAGACGGTCGAGGAAGCGATCGCAATCCAGAATAACGTGCCGCAGGGGCTGTCCTCGGCGATCTTTACCACTCATCTTCGGCACGCCGAACGGTTTTTGTCAGGAACCGGAAGCGACTGTGGCATTGCCAACGTCAACCTGGGGACGTCCGGGGCGGAGATCGGTGGGGCGTTCGGCGGCGAAAAGGAAACGGGAGGGGGCCGTGAAGCCGGATCGGACGCCTGGAAGGCGTACATGCGGCGGCAGACCAGTACCATCAATTGGGGAACTGATTTGCCATTGGCACAGGGAATTGCCTTCGATCTTCCCTCTTGA
- a CDS encoding dolichyl-phosphate-mannose--protein mannosyltransferase: protein MKRPRHWFHLPVLILLCGLLFFSGLGNLGLTDRDEGSNAEAAREMVESGDWMSPTLNYEPRFAKPAFTYWIMSVIYLIFGVNELSARLHAALFGLLLIVLHYAFLAKIRGPGFAFIGSLMLGLNIEMVAISRVALTDSVLIFFTTLSLYAFWLGLYHEERSRSWIWVFYVGMAFATLTKGPVGLLIPVLAVATYLTMSRQWRDFGRRGHPLLGSIITIALALPWYAGMLWLHGERYTTSAQADTVGRFFSMIGGHGGTILFYVPILLFGFFPWSGFMAVRLWQTVKDWRASLRSQGINAIGGGACSDRSSALDLFAAAWLLSLFVFFSLSATRLPHYIGPLFPAASILAASFWYRATSDIRSPGVAAAFGIFTVAGYLLGLTLLSAPYLYATFVSVVEKEFPLAQDYSPGLGPILAGVLLVGGTALAHAFGRSDTKRPGAFWIAAASLTLALLMIIHITLPQFHQNFISPPQTLATIAGYNLGRDDRFITYGPHKPSWTFYARHKTIVIRPGEEEKLTSNLEHSGRTIVLLPTRLRSKLPIETEHMELLLERKGYTLLADRAMVKLPPKPAGPPPIPDHAFGR from the coding sequence ATGAAACGCCCACGTCATTGGTTTCACCTACCGGTGCTGATCCTCCTCTGCGGACTGTTGTTTTTCTCCGGTCTCGGAAATCTCGGCCTCACCGATCGGGACGAAGGCAGCAACGCCGAAGCGGCACGCGAGATGGTCGAGTCGGGCGACTGGATGAGTCCCACACTCAACTATGAGCCGCGGTTCGCCAAGCCTGCCTTCACTTACTGGATTATGAGCGTCATCTATCTCATCTTCGGGGTGAATGAACTGTCGGCCAGGCTGCATGCCGCACTATTCGGCTTGTTGCTCATCGTCTTGCACTACGCCTTCCTCGCTAAGATCCGAGGACCTGGGTTCGCATTCATCGGCAGTCTCATGTTGGGCCTCAATATCGAAATGGTGGCCATCAGCCGCGTGGCGCTTACGGACAGCGTATTGATTTTCTTCACGACGCTCTCGCTGTATGCCTTTTGGTTGGGGCTCTACCATGAGGAGCGCTCTCGTTCGTGGATCTGGGTCTTTTACGTGGGTATGGCCTTTGCCACCCTGACGAAGGGGCCTGTGGGTCTCCTCATCCCGGTCTTGGCAGTAGCCACATATCTGACGATGAGCCGGCAATGGAGAGACTTCGGGCGTCGGGGTCATCCCTTGCTTGGCAGCATCATTACGATCGCACTCGCGTTGCCCTGGTACGCGGGGATGCTATGGCTGCACGGTGAACGCTACACGACATCGGCACAAGCCGATACGGTCGGTCGGTTTTTCTCGATGATTGGCGGCCATGGCGGCACGATCCTTTTTTACGTTCCTATCCTGTTGTTCGGATTTTTCCCTTGGAGCGGATTCATGGCCGTCCGTTTGTGGCAGACGGTCAAGGACTGGCGAGCTTCCCTGCGCTCCCAAGGGATCAACGCTATTGGGGGTGGAGCCTGTTCGGATCGGTCATCCGCGCTGGATCTCTTCGCCGCAGCCTGGTTGTTGTCTCTCTTCGTCTTCTTCAGTCTTTCTGCCACACGGCTCCCGCACTACATAGGGCCTCTGTTCCCCGCGGCTTCCATATTGGCAGCCTCGTTCTGGTATCGTGCGACAAGCGACATTCGTTCCCCCGGAGTCGCAGCAGCCTTTGGGATCTTCACCGTCGCCGGGTATCTACTCGGCTTGACGTTGCTTTCGGCTCCCTACCTGTATGCGACATTCGTTTCGGTCGTGGAGAAGGAATTCCCGCTGGCGCAAGACTACTCACCGGGCCTCGGGCCGATCCTCGCGGGAGTCCTTTTAGTCGGTGGAACCGCGTTGGCCCATGCATTCGGCCGGTCCGATACCAAACGCCCCGGCGCATTTTGGATAGCCGCAGCCAGTCTCACACTGGCGCTCCTGATGATTATTCACATCACGTTGCCTCAATTTCACCAGAATTTCATCAGTCCGCCGCAAACGTTGGCGACCATCGCAGGATACAATCTGGGGCGAGATGACCGATTCATCACCTATGGTCCGCACAAACCATCCTGGACTTTCTACGCTCGACATAAGACGATTGTTATTCGTCCTGGGGAAGAAGAAAAATTGACATCTAACTTGGAGCACTCAGGACGCACGATCGTCCTGCTCCCGACACGTCTCCGATCCAAACTGCCGATAGAGACCGAACACATGGAACTGCTGCTGGAGCGAAAGGGATATACGCTGCTCGCCGATCGGGCGATGGTGAAGCTACCGCCAAAGCCGGCAGGACCGCCCCCGATCCCGGACCATGCCTTCGGCCGCTAG
- the thrH gene encoding phosphoserine phosphatase ThrH — protein sequence MQQPVIVCLDLEGVLVPEIWINVAIKTGIEELKITTREMPDYDRLMKQRLGILARHNLTIGDIQEVIDHMGPLEGASDFIAWLQERCQVIILSDTFYQFAKPLMRQLGFPTLFCNQLEIDGTGRIVNYHMRMPNQKKHSVAAFKSLNFFTLAAGDAYNDTAMLGEAHAGFFFRPPEHLPKEFPQFPVTQTYPQLQDRFSAAAKL from the coding sequence ATGCAGCAGCCTGTGATCGTCTGTTTAGACCTGGAAGGTGTACTCGTACCGGAAATATGGATCAACGTCGCCATCAAGACCGGGATCGAAGAATTGAAGATCACCACCAGAGAGATGCCGGACTACGATAGACTGATGAAGCAGCGGCTCGGCATCCTAGCGCGTCACAATCTAACCATTGGAGATATTCAAGAAGTCATCGACCACATGGGACCTCTCGAAGGAGCCTCGGACTTTATCGCTTGGCTTCAGGAGCGTTGCCAGGTGATCATCCTCTCCGACACCTTTTACCAGTTTGCCAAGCCGCTCATGCGTCAACTCGGTTTTCCCACTCTCTTTTGCAATCAACTCGAGATCGACGGAACCGGCCGCATCGTCAATTACCACATGCGAATGCCCAATCAGAAAAAGCACTCCGTCGCCGCATTCAAATCTTTGAATTTTTTCACTCTGGCGGCCGGCGACGCCTACAACGACACGGCGATGCTGGGCGAAGCCCATGCCGGTTTTTTCTTCCGGCCGCCCGAACACTTACCCAAAGAGTTTCCCCAATTTCCGGTGACACAGACCTATCCGCAGTTGCAAGACAGGTTCAGTGCTGCCGCTAAGTTATGA
- a CDS encoding cyclopropane-fatty-acyl-phospholipid synthase has translation MAILSLQRQRSHAPEDPRSMGSASSQSARTLDFLQGVLCGLHPRDFAVRCWDGQVWQAEAGCETKFTLVLNHPRALRNLFLRPNQATVAQAFVAQDCDVEGDLEAATTLGRYLSTRRWKFRDLLRYGRWLHELAKGELAEHGYPSAELQGTVHSKERDRQAISYHYDLSNEFYALWLDRRMVYSCGYFLHADEDLDSAQLNKLDYICRKLRLRPGDRLLDIGCGWGGLILHAAERYGVQAVGITLSTSQAEYVSAKVQERDLAARCRVELQDYRDLPSEWEFDKIVSIGMVEHVGHRRLPAYFDAIWRVLCPGGVFLNHGIASRAGKLGERSEFLDQYVFPDSQLIPLDTTVCEAERVGFLVRDVESLREHYTLTLRHWVRRLESHHDEAVGLVGEQAYRVWRLYMAACADSFRIGRCDLYQTLLSKPVAGDSRVPLTRQDWYRSVATDSVLSSS, from the coding sequence ATGGCGATCCTATCCCTTCAACGCCAGCGTTCCCACGCTCCCGAAGACCCACGCTCGATGGGGTCCGCCTCCTCACAGAGTGCCCGTACCCTTGATTTTCTCCAAGGAGTTCTTTGCGGGCTGCATCCACGTGATTTTGCAGTCCGGTGCTGGGACGGACAAGTCTGGCAGGCCGAGGCTGGCTGTGAGACCAAGTTCACGCTCGTCTTAAACCACCCTCGGGCGCTGCGGAATTTGTTTCTCCGCCCCAATCAGGCCACCGTGGCACAGGCGTTCGTAGCTCAGGACTGTGACGTCGAAGGCGACCTTGAAGCCGCAACCACTCTGGGGCGGTATCTGTCTACTCGGCGGTGGAAGTTCCGCGATTTGCTGCGCTACGGACGCTGGCTGCACGAGCTCGCCAAGGGTGAATTGGCGGAACACGGGTATCCCTCAGCAGAACTCCAGGGCACGGTGCATTCCAAAGAGCGGGATCGGCAGGCGATCTCATACCACTACGACCTCTCGAATGAATTCTACGCGCTGTGGCTTGATCGTCGGATGGTCTATTCGTGCGGATACTTTTTGCATGCTGACGAGGATCTTGATTCTGCGCAATTGAATAAACTGGATTATATCTGCCGGAAACTCCGCTTGAGGCCGGGCGATCGCCTGCTCGACATCGGGTGTGGATGGGGCGGATTGATCCTACATGCGGCGGAACGGTATGGGGTCCAGGCAGTCGGTATTACGCTCAGTACGAGCCAGGCGGAATACGTTTCGGCCAAAGTACAAGAGCGGGACTTGGCGGCGCGCTGTCGCGTGGAACTACAGGATTATCGGGACCTGCCTTCCGAGTGGGAATTCGACAAGATCGTCAGTATTGGCATGGTGGAGCACGTGGGGCACCGCCGCCTCCCGGCCTATTTCGATGCAATCTGGCGGGTGCTTTGTCCCGGTGGGGTGTTTCTCAACCATGGTATTGCGAGCCGGGCGGGAAAGTTGGGCGAGCGGAGCGAGTTTCTCGATCAGTACGTATTCCCCGACAGCCAGTTGATTCCTTTGGATACGACGGTGTGCGAGGCCGAACGGGTGGGATTTCTGGTACGCGACGTGGAAAGTCTGCGTGAGCACTACACCCTGACTCTCCGGCACTGGGTCCGCCGGTTGGAGTCCCATCATGATGAGGCCGTTGGTCTAGTGGGCGAGCAGGCTTACCGTGTCTGGCGCCTGTACATGGCCGCGTGTGCAGACAGTTTCCGCATAGGACGTTGTGATTTGTACCAAACCCTCCTCTCGAAGCCTGTCGCCGGTGACAGTCGCGTTCCTTTAACTCGACAAGACTGGTATCGTTCCGTCGCCACGGATTCAGTCCTGAGTTCATCCTAA
- a CDS encoding glycosyl transferase: MTTTPVWASIVIPIKDERDNLSPLTERLIKVLDARPESQTAGYEILFVDDGSTDGSGEMLDRLAAAYPSVMALHLDRNHGQTAAFDAGFRHSQGDFVITLDGDLQNDPGDIDTLMTYTQTYDLVCGWRKDRHDNLTRKVSSRIANAVRSAVTGDRVHDTGCSLKIFRRNVVDRLQLFSGMHRFFPALALMHGFTVTEVPVHHYPRAHGVSKYGVGNRLFKGLYDLLAVRWMQSRILRYRIVSTTASISSRQTRSS, encoded by the coding sequence ATGACCACTACCCCCGTTTGGGCTTCGATCGTGATCCCCATTAAGGATGAACGCGACAATCTTTCGCCCCTCACCGAACGACTGATCAAGGTACTGGACGCTCGACCAGAGTCTCAGACGGCCGGCTATGAAATTCTATTTGTTGACGACGGGAGTACTGACGGCAGTGGGGAAATGCTCGACCGTTTGGCCGCCGCCTACCCCTCCGTGATGGCGTTACACTTGGACCGCAACCATGGGCAGACCGCCGCTTTCGACGCCGGGTTTCGACACTCACAAGGCGATTTCGTCATCACGCTCGACGGCGATCTCCAGAACGACCCCGGTGATATCGACACCCTGATGACCTACACCCAAACATACGACCTGGTCTGCGGATGGCGAAAGGACCGGCACGACAATCTGACAAGAAAGGTCTCCTCGCGCATCGCCAATGCCGTGCGTAGCGCAGTGACCGGTGATCGAGTACACGATACGGGTTGCTCGCTCAAAATTTTCCGACGTAACGTAGTCGACCGTCTTCAACTCTTCTCGGGTATGCACCGGTTTTTCCCGGCGTTAGCCCTCATGCACGGCTTTACGGTGACGGAAGTCCCGGTCCACCACTACCCTCGAGCGCATGGCGTGTCCAAATACGGTGTGGGGAATCGCCTCTTTAAGGGCTTGTACGATCTTCTCGCCGTCCGTTGGATGCAGTCCCGCATTCTTCGTTATCGGATCGTCTCCACGACCGCTTCCATCTCATCTCGACAGACGCGTTCCTCATGA
- a CDS encoding phosphate-binding protein gives MTSWLTASRSVTLLVGGAVVFGMGAWGAVGAGGRILVVGHGPEQPVIQTLAREFERAHPGSIVDLEWDHVLDTTEMVKSGQADLAVDGSDEPGLRSEQVAWDGVAIIVNFTNPLVDVSTQQAQSLFTGKLSRWSELDGADKGVEVIRRTADQNIQTGFEHTLGIKGRMVASKRVARRDQKALASVSGRDNAVSYVSMKSALEAQELGVPIRILTVDQVEPGDPTIKNGRYKIRRPVLFLSKLNAPPLVQSFTEFALSAEGQKILSKMYSPYERSSASPAQAKPSPSRSETPSRG, from the coding sequence ATGACGAGTTGGCTGACGGCATCTAGGTCTGTGACCCTCCTGGTTGGTGGCGCTGTCGTATTCGGTATGGGAGCGTGGGGGGCTGTCGGTGCGGGAGGACGGATCCTTGTCGTTGGGCACGGTCCTGAGCAACCGGTCATACAGACTTTGGCTCGAGAGTTTGAACGGGCCCATCCCGGCTCGATCGTGGATCTGGAGTGGGACCACGTTCTAGATACGACCGAGATGGTGAAAAGCGGCCAGGCCGATCTCGCTGTGGACGGATCCGATGAGCCCGGTCTTCGGTCCGAACAGGTGGCATGGGACGGTGTGGCTATCATTGTGAACTTTACCAATCCACTGGTAGACGTGAGTACGCAGCAAGCGCAATCTCTGTTTACGGGAAAACTCTCCCGATGGTCGGAACTCGATGGAGCCGACAAGGGTGTGGAAGTCATTCGGCGGACCGCCGATCAGAATATTCAGACGGGATTCGAGCACACGTTGGGCATTAAGGGACGGATGGTGGCGTCCAAGCGCGTGGCACGGCGCGACCAAAAGGCCCTGGCAAGCGTCTCCGGGCGCGACAATGCGGTTAGTTATGTTTCGATGAAAAGTGCTCTGGAAGCCCAAGAGCTTGGCGTCCCAATCCGTATTCTGACCGTCGATCAGGTCGAGCCTGGTGATCCGACGATCAAGAACGGACGCTATAAGATCCGCAGGCCCGTGCTGTTCTTGTCGAAGCTCAATGCGCCGCCGCTGGTGCAGTCGTTCACCGAGTTTGCCCTCTCGGCCGAAGGGCAGAAGATTCTTTCCAAGATGTATTCGCCTTATGAGCGCAGTTCAGCTTCGCCCGCTCAAGCCAAGCCCTCCCCTTCTCGCTCTGAAACTCCATCCAGGGGATGA
- a CDS encoding SAM-dependent methyltransferase codes for MSDDPTGRVFILPEAERRIMAGHCWVYDRDVASVQGMPKPGDVVQVVAAGERNVGLGLYSPQSRIRARLITTDVEPIGEAFWAGRLHKAIGHRAGIIQGTTAYRLVHAEADGLPGVIVDRYGETLVMQTLTVGMDRRKELLAELLQSTTGATAVYARNDAPSRALEGLALEKRFVRGEGQTRLEIQEGPSRFLVDVEEGQKTGWFCDQRENRLAVATLSKGKDVLDAFCHTGAFGVHAAVAGARSVAGLDRSRFGIDQARTHAELNQVRVVCDFRVSEAIDAFKKLGGSRKRFDLVILDPPPFAKRRAAKGTALDGYEHLHSMALSLVREGGLITTCSCSHHIATSDLEKTMVRAARRMRRHVHVVERRGASLDHPIVDAIPETSYLSCLVVGVDMQ; via the coding sequence ATGTCTGACGACCCAACAGGTCGCGTTTTTATCCTTCCCGAAGCTGAACGGCGCATCATGGCCGGGCATTGCTGGGTCTATGACCGTGACGTGGCGTCGGTGCAGGGGATGCCGAAGCCGGGAGATGTCGTCCAGGTCGTGGCAGCTGGCGAACGAAATGTGGGCCTCGGACTATACAGCCCGCAGTCCCGGATCCGTGCGCGATTGATCACGACGGATGTCGAACCGATCGGAGAGGCGTTCTGGGCCGGCCGTTTGCACAAGGCAATTGGTCACCGGGCAGGAATTATCCAAGGGACCACCGCCTACCGTCTGGTGCATGCCGAAGCGGATGGCCTCCCTGGTGTGATTGTCGATCGCTATGGCGAGACGCTGGTGATGCAAACTCTCACGGTCGGTATGGATCGACGGAAGGAATTGCTCGCGGAACTCCTTCAGTCGACTACGGGGGCGACTGCGGTCTATGCGAGAAACGACGCACCGTCGAGAGCACTCGAAGGGTTGGCTCTCGAGAAGCGGTTTGTCCGAGGCGAGGGGCAGACACGTCTTGAAATTCAAGAGGGGCCCTCAAGATTTCTGGTCGATGTTGAGGAAGGACAAAAAACCGGGTGGTTTTGCGACCAGCGTGAAAATCGTCTCGCCGTTGCGACCCTCTCGAAAGGGAAGGACGTGTTAGATGCGTTTTGCCACACGGGAGCGTTCGGGGTGCACGCCGCCGTGGCCGGTGCCAGATCCGTGGCAGGTCTTGACCGGAGCCGGTTTGGGATCGACCAGGCCCGCACGCACGCCGAGTTGAATCAGGTGCGGGTCGTGTGCGATTTCCGGGTGAGTGAGGCGATCGACGCATTCAAAAAGCTAGGAGGTTCCCGCAAACGCTTCGATCTGGTGATTCTCGATCCGCCACCGTTCGCAAAGCGGCGCGCCGCCAAAGGAACGGCACTGGACGGATACGAGCATCTCCACTCAATGGCATTGTCATTAGTCAGAGAGGGAGGTCTCATCACGACCTGTTCGTGCTCCCATCACATCGCCACGTCGGATCTCGAGAAGACCATGGTACGTGCCGCCAGAAGAATGCGACGGCACGTGCACGTGGTCGAACGTCGAGGTGCGAGCCTCGATCATCCGATCGTGGACGCCATTCCGGAAACATCCTACTTGTCCTGCCTCGTCGTTGGCGTTGACATGCAGTGA
- a CDS encoding L-lysine dehydrogenase, with translation MNTVLVLGAGKIGSLIACELARSGDYLVHLADLTLDTAQRIIKDLDLTEIVPASIDARNQQALREYLGRHGPVAVVSSLPYYCNVGVAEAAREVGVHYFDLTEDVGVTDQIKILSRGARTAFVPQCGLAPGFISIVAHDLITHFESLDTVKMRVGALPVHPSNALKYSLTWSTDGLINEYGNTCFGIEQGRKIALQPLEGYETIELDGLLYEAFNTSGGLGTLADTYSGRVKTMNYKTLRYPGHCEKIHLLMNDLKLNEDRKTLKRILERAIPQTQQDVVLIYVSVVGMRHGDLFEETYAKKVYPETIAGRLWSAIQVTTASALCCVVDLVLSNQGDYHGFVTQETLMLADILQNRFGTCYRDARSASA, from the coding sequence ATGAACACCGTCTTGGTCCTCGGCGCAGGCAAAATCGGATCCCTCATCGCGTGTGAACTTGCGCGAAGTGGCGACTATCTCGTCCATCTAGCGGACCTCACGCTCGACACCGCTCAACGGATCATCAAAGACCTAGATCTGACTGAAATCGTTCCGGCTTCGATCGACGCGCGGAACCAGCAGGCACTTCGTGAGTATCTCGGCCGGCATGGCCCGGTCGCTGTGGTATCCAGCTTGCCCTACTACTGCAACGTGGGGGTCGCGGAGGCGGCGCGTGAAGTCGGCGTCCATTACTTCGACTTGACCGAAGACGTCGGCGTGACGGACCAGATCAAGATATTGAGCCGCGGGGCGAGGACGGCCTTTGTCCCGCAGTGTGGCTTGGCTCCCGGATTCATCAGCATCGTCGCGCACGACCTCATCACGCATTTTGAAAGCCTGGATACGGTCAAAATGCGGGTTGGAGCGCTGCCCGTGCATCCCAGCAATGCCCTGAAATATTCGCTCACCTGGTCAACGGACGGACTGATCAATGAGTATGGCAACACGTGCTTTGGAATCGAGCAAGGCCGAAAAATCGCCCTCCAGCCCCTCGAGGGATATGAAACCATCGAGCTCGACGGCTTGCTGTATGAGGCATTCAACACATCGGGGGGATTGGGCACCCTGGCCGATACCTATTCCGGCCGCGTCAAGACGATGAATTACAAGACCTTACGATATCCGGGACATTGCGAAAAGATCCACCTGCTCATGAACGATCTAAAATTGAACGAAGATCGGAAGACCCTCAAGCGGATCCTTGAACGCGCCATTCCTCAGACCCAACAAGACGTGGTGCTGATCTATGTCTCGGTCGTTGGAATGCGCCACGGAGACCTGTTCGAAGAGACCTACGCCAAGAAAGTGTATCCGGAGACGATTGCCGGACGATTGTGGTCGGCGATTCAAGTGACCACGGCCTCGGCGCTCTGTTGCGTCGTGGATCTTGTGCTGTCGAATCAGGGCGACTATCACGGGTTTGTGACCCAGGAGACGTTAATGCTCGCCGACATCCTGCAAAATCGATTCGGCACTTGCTATAGGGATGCACGGTCGGCGTCGGCATAG